TAAAATGGGCTTTCAGagataaaaatgttattgtgtgaaatactgtatgaatgaataaaaaaggatgTAAGCAAGGTAAGATGACAGGAATGAGAAGGGGAAATGGGGAAACACATATaagtttatttttagtttatgAAACCACAGGCAACAACAACAGTCTCATTTACACCTGATCATAGAAACAGGTAGGGGAGGAGGGCTGAATATTCCATTACGTAGACCAGACCAGAGGAAATACAGGTTCTTTGTGAAaggtgtctctgtgtgcaggcAGAGGTGCCACACTGACATCATCCAGAGCTGCGGATGGGACTTTTCATGTGTAGCGGTGCCAGGGAGCTGCTATAGTACTGTCAGCCAGCCTGAGTCAGCGCTACGCTCCAGACACGACAGTGCAAGAATCCATTACGGAAGAGAGTTTCACAACTTACACCGCATTTCTGCTGAAAACCACCTTAACATGACGTCTGGGCACTGAGGGAGAAGTACATTTCCATAACATTGGCTTTTCTTTTGTAGTCAGAGGACTAattgaaaatatgtattattatcaaAAAATACGGGTAAGATAAGTCATGATGAAACTTGAAGATTATAAAGCAGTTAAAATTGGTAAATAAAGTTTGAAGTATTTTATTAGTAACCTTTTGATTGTAGTGGTGAGCAAGTTGATTGTATTAACAAttggataacattttaaagcaagAACGGCGGCTATGGACCATTATATTACACCACAATGATATTTTACAACTCAGGGTTTCGCTTAAACAACATCATGTTAGGGTGTAAAGGACATTCTTAATTTTTAATctgtattttaagaaaaaggaaattataAATTAAGGTGTAATCAGTTGCTTTTTCTGGAGTTTTCAACCACATGAAACAGTCTTTCTCAGTGAAATTAATGAGTTGCTATAacataaagaaagacagaaaaaagacgCTACTGCTAATATTTGCGTCTGAGTTAAGCAAGAGTATATGTTTTATGAATTTTGCTTGGAAACagggaggatttttttttacttgagaTTCAGCAATCATGAAGCATTTGCAAATAACAGCAACAGTAGGAGATGAGTGTTAGTTTAATTCACCCTTTCAACTCGTCACCTGTTCTCTGTGAAAAGCACCCCTGTTGAGGATACAAGCCCATGATTAGCCTGTGTAAAGACCCAGGTAATGCCATGACATTTTGTCACCACTTCAAGAAAGAGCCATTGTCATTCAGAAATAATAACAGGTCAGGCTCCATTATTAGAAATGCAGGAGAGTGACCTGCAGAGATCACACTCTGCTATAATACCATTTCATTGTCATTTGAAACAACCCAGAGGTCACGCCACCTGAAGGCATTCAGGGTAATATTATGTAGTCACTCAGCAGAGTTCAATATTGGTTGTGCATTTCAGGTGTGCTGTCAGAATAGCAAAAACAGTGTATATAAGGATTTCAGGCAAGCAGCTtctcaaagttttaaaaagacaacaaataaattaaatgaagagAAATATTGTCACTCGTGAAATTATGTTGTTTTGTCgcattttttgtttaatgataAAGGTATGGGTCATGGCACCTATCCAACATTGATGATGGTTATCAagatatttttgtttcactGCATACCCACATCAGCGTGCATTTCCTTCCCTGCTGATACACTATCAATGAGTGCCCAAGGTGTTTCAGTTTACTAAAAGCCAGGAGCAGATAAGGCTGAGATTACAGTGGCAGTATCGCCGGAGAATGCCGGAGAAAGCAGAAGATATACAAGAAAGCGTGCAGCAGCAATTGCAAAACACTGCTGGTCACAGGGGTGAAGGCCAGCATACATTTGTTTCCTAGTTGGAGTTCCTTAGCCGCATTGCCAATGAGTAATCTgacatgatgatggaggtgcAAACTACCAGGTTGATTAATAATTTAATGTTTATCAGTGCAAGCTTAACCATATTATTTATATGGCTGTTATGCGTAGTATTTAGATTGTAAATTTGTAATCGAGTATTATGTAAGTGTTTTCCAGAACAATTGAAGGAATCTGGAAATATGCCTTGTGAAAGTGTCTGCATGCTTTCACCCCTCAGACTTACTGGTTGCTGTTGTGGTTCTAGGCAGGCTATCAGGAAGGTGCGAGAGAGTCAGAGCAGGGAAAATAGGCCCATCCTTCTGAGGGTGTCAGGGCTGTGATAAGTCCTGTTTAAACTAAACCACCCTTTGCTAAATGTGTCAACAGTCACCCGTGACCACAGTTCTTTGATCTGGTTAGGCAAACACCTGAGGCAGCGGGTCCATCCCTGCCTTGCCTTTAGTATTTCAGGAATAAACAAACTGCCATTTCCACAGGGCAGCTGGAAAAGGAAAGTTCAGATGGTTCACCATCAGGATTTTTTCAGATTTCCCTCTGCCATGTCTAGGGCAGTTGGCCCTAGTTGTGGAAAGTCTCAGACAGGTGTTATGTCGGTATTTAGTGGTTGAAGCCACCTCTGCCTCTACCACAAGATTTTTTACTCAGTGAAGTCTTCGTATTTTGAATGGGTTTTAATGTAACATAATATAAACACTGAAAATGCGTAAATGCAACTCTCGCTAGTGGAACATGTCTATTGGATGTCAGCATTTCAGAAGGTCTATAATATTATACTATAGTATTATATTTAGTTCTATGAATATTACACTGAATCAAATCCATCCCtccaaaaatgaaatgcagaaaACATGCAACAGATGCTTGCCTTTAATGATTATATTGTTTGACAAAATACTCTTCAAAGGCAACAACGCAACACTTATACTGTCTAATgtagtaacacacacacacacacacacaccaaacacacacagagaaagttTACAAAAAGAGGCGGCCTCTTCAAACATTTGCAGTGGAATCTGAGCTAGCTCGGAGAGGTGGAAGACATGATTTGGCAGTTTACCCCCAGTGTTTGCCTCAAAGTTTTGACGCCATGGCTCGAAATCAAGCTGAGAAGTTTCCCAAGACCTGCTCGGCCTGCAGGCGGGCACTCCAGCTGTGTGCCCGGCCCCTGAGGATCTGTGCCCCCATCCCCCTGACCGACTGTAAGTCAGTCTTTAGGGCAACTCAAACCCTCTGCAGTCAGCACTACGGGGGCGCGAACATGCCCCACCACACCTCTGATGCCTCTGTGTTAGCCAGCACTAGGTTTCCTCCTCTACATGTTGAGAACAGTCTTCTCTCAAGCTCAACAATATCAAATGCCAGCAGTTCAGCcagaaaactaaaatgaaatgacaTGAAATGTTTACCCTCTAATGAGACATATGTTATTTTGTACTAACTTACGGTAAGAGTATCATTTCACATGAGCTGCAACCCTGAGAGTCATctcaaaaaataacttttcattGAGGGAAATGGATCAAGGATTTCAGTCCAAGTACAGAGAATCAGATTACTTTGAAGTGTTACAAAATCaacataattatacattttaagtgCCTATGATACAAAAACAACTTACAGCccttttagtttttcaaatcCACTCTATTTCACATTTACTTTGGAAGAACAACATTTCTAAAGTGTATGTTTTCCAATTGTATGCAGGGTAGCTGACAGGGCAGCCAGCCACAGAATGTAGTCAACCAATAAGACAAGGGGCAGAAAAAGCAGAATTATCTGACAGGGATATTAGgctgtttttaatgaaaatgtcagGGTCAAGCCAGACTGAAGGCTTTACCAGGAAACCTTGAAACGCTGCACTCTTTATAAAGAAATATGATATTCAGagcaaaatgtatattattagCAATGAAAGGCACTGCCTACTGACAAAGACAATCACTGATCACACTTTCTCTAAAACAGTAAGAAGTATATGATAAGTTTGAAGCATAAATATTTAGACTTAATTTAGAtgatgttcaaaaagaaatgatttattATATCTACTATTTGgaatatattctttatattttgaaGATCATTTGCACAATCTTCAATTAATTTAACAACGTTTACTGCAGTTGTAGAGTTTAGCTCATCAGCTTTGTTTGATGACCTATTCtataattaataaagaaataataagaGAAtggatttgagaaaaaaagggtgAGCAGTCTTCAATGGGTGAGAGGCTTGATATTGCTAAGATTTACTTAACTAATACAATTTCTAAATCATAACGTTgtgataaaaatagaaaacttTAAAACGTTTCATGACTATAGGCCGACTCATATAACAGCGGATTTGGTTTCTAAAATTGAATACATGGATTATGGTGACTGAACTCTCAACAAGGTGTTCTTTGTCTGCAGAAAACAAGCGTTGGAGCAAATCCAGCAAAGTagacacatttgatttgatacaCTTTTTGTCAGACTTTaacaaaattgttttaaaaaaacgtttacaTATAACAGTACATTCTATATTTGTATGCACTGGCATATTCATTGTAAAGTGATTAAATCATGGTCATCATcaacaatattattttataaatgaaagtattcatattatttatcatcaaaattgtaatttatatttattaaaatatgttatgttAATCTTTATGGTTTTAGTAGGAGATACAGTCTCTTGTTGATTCTTTGTgataagtaacattttaattaaaaaaatgtgtttgcaatCTGGTCTATCCCAAATAAAAGTTCAACTGTcttcaaatatacatttaaagtagGAACTTAgagattttgaaatattttctgtatcacgcttttactttgttttaatgatttCAGCCACTCTAAATGGAGCGAGGCTGCCTCCCAAGTTTCTGGACTGTTGTCTCCCCCTATTGGTCTATGTGCTCACCGTGCAGAGCGCTTCCTGCAGACTCCACTGTCTCTGTGCAACAGCTCAACTGCACGCGCTTATTCAGAACGAAAACAGAGTTCTACAAATATTGGGTTCGTTAAAAAACATCCACAGTTTGACAAGACAACTGGTTTTATTCATAAATTAACCAAACAGTGTATCTTATAAATACATCAAGAAAGCAGCTGACTACTGCCTGCAGATAACAAACATAGAATCACGATGTTTGACATTCAGCTTGTAAAGCAAGGTATCTGTAAAACTGGGGAGTTGCATTCAATCGCAAATGAACCGTGTcattattgttacatttaataaaataagtcAATGACAAAGTAGctactatataaaaaaaaagttaataaaaaagtacaataagtATGCACTTCTACAGATTAGACCTATCGTAGggttaatgataataatatctagaaaatgtattttaattccTTTAATATTGCTATAACACTATAGTGAAACTATGAAATAACCCTAAGGTAAACTGTTGTAGTCATAATTTGTCATTTTAGCTCTAGGCTCTAGGTATTAcgttttgaaagaaaaaaagtatacCTCAAATTGAAATGAAACCAAGATTATAAGGGGAAAAACACCTTTTTCCAACTCGAGCTGGTTTTTCACCGTTGTTGACTGCAAGAGTTCTTCAGGGGAGAGTCATGTTACGTCTCCGCCTACCAAAAGTTTCCCCCAATCCTTTCCCTTGCCGTCAAACATAAATCCAGGCTTCGCCTCCTGTGTCTCTAAACTCTTCAGCAATCCTCCAAGAGTAGACCTCAGTCACAGTTCTCTCTTAAGTCACAATTGCAAAGTTGACCAAAACATAGCGTTAATTTTCAATTTGCCTTTTTACCTGCAAATTGTGAAAACTCGAAGGAGCGTCAACAActttaattgttttacttttgttttttatttgaaaggatTCAACTCTGCCAGTGAAGCTGTGCGCCCTCACAGCCTGTCACTGCAGTCTTTGGGCACAGCACTTGGATTTAGAAAGAAggattttctccttttttcactGCGAGAAGTTATTCTTTAATTGTTTCGCATGAATCTACTCGACCCTTACCTGAAGATGACAGAAGAACAGGAGAAGTGTCACTCTGACGCTCCCAGCCCCTGCATGTCTGATGACTCCGCAGGCTCACCGTGCCCGTCCGGCTCCGGCTCGGACACGGAGAACACCCGGCCGTCTGACAACCACCTCCTCTTGGGTCCAGAGTacaagaaagagggagaagaagaaaagtttCCCGTATGTATCAGAGATGCGGTGTCCCAGGTGTTGAAGGGTTACGACTGGACGCTGGTGCCCATGCCGGTGCGCGTAAATGgctcaagtaaaaataaaccTCACGTCAAGAGACCCATGAACGCATTCATGGTCTGGGCTCAAGCTGCACGTAGGAAGCTGGCTGATCAATACCCTCATCTGCACAACGCGGAACTCAGCAAAACCCTGGGCAAACTTTGGAGGTAGGTTCGCTTTGCATTCTCAATCACTTTTGCAGCTAGCTGTACGCGCCTCTGTGCGCAGTGCACGGTTCCTTCGATGAAATGCAACACCTGTCTTTTGTTTCACGTAGTGCTTTACAGTCTAGGAATTTACTTAATgcaatttaaattatatttatgtcTATAACTGAGtgttaaatgtaattgttgatACACTTCCTCATTCTACATTTGAGTGCATGAACGGCCAACAATGCGCACATTTCCTACGTGCTTTTTATCTGATTATTTATATTGAAACAATGGATGCAATTATTCCGTAAAGTGTACATCTATGAATGTACAAAGCATTTGAAGGGCTTGTCGTTAATTGGTCATTTTAATTTACAATTCTCCGTAATATTTTCAGATTGCTCAACGAAACAGAGAAGCGCCCGTTTGTGGAAGAAGCTGAGCGTTTGAGAGTGCAGCATAAGAAGGACCACCCCGACTACAAATATCAACCAAGGCGGAGAAAGTCTGTGAAGAACGGCCCAAACGACCCGGAGGACGGCGAGCAAACCCACATCTCTCCAAACGCGATCTTTAAGGCGCTGCAGCAGGCCGATTCTCCAGCCTCTAGTATGGGAGAGGTGCATTCTCCAGGAGATCACTCAGGTAaggaaacaaatacatatatcaAATAAggaattcaagaaaaataaaaagatgtattttttattttaaaaaacgaGGATCATTGTGACACAGTTGAAATGAACTGTGTAGTCAATATTTAAAATCCTTTTGCAGACAGCTGTTAATGATTAATGTAATAAAGCCATCATGCATATACACCTGTCAGTTTAGTGCCAACAAACGCGTCCTtcataaaatcatttaaatttcTCCTGGTATTTAACTTCATAACCAGCCCATCATGCAGgtaaatgtgattttaatttTGACTGTAAAGCTAACTGTTACTTTCCTCTACCCAGGTCAGTCCCAGGGCCCACCAACACCCCCAACCACCCCCAAGACAGACCTACCCACCAGCAAAGTTGACTTGAAGCGTGAGGGGCGCCCCATGCAGGAGGGCACCAGTCGCCAGCTCAACATCGACTTTGGCGCTGTGGACATTGGGGAACTGAGCAGCGAGGTCATCTCCAACATGGGGAGCTTTGATGTCGATGAGTTTGATCAGTATCTGCCTCCTCACAGTCATGCTGGGGTGAATGGAGCAGCGCAGGCTGGCTACACCAACGGCTACGGCATCAGCAGCTCCTCTGTCAGCCAGGCGGGCAATGTCGGGGCCCACGCCTGGATGgccaagcagcagcagcactctcTGACCACCctgggtggaggaggagagcaagGCCAGCCGGGCCAACAGAGAACGACTCAGATCAAGACAGAGCAGCTGAGCCCCAGCCACTACAGTGAGCAACAGGGCTCCCCACAGCACATCACCTATGGGTCCTTCAATCTGCAGCACTACAGTAGCTCTTCTTACCCCTCCATCACCAGAGCACAGTATGACTATTCAGACCACCAAGGTGGTGCCAACTCCTACTACAGCCACGCAGCTGGCCAAGGCTCCGGCCTGTACTCCACCTTCAGCTACATGAGTCCCAGCCAGAGGCCGATGTACACCCCGATTGCAGACACCACCGGGGTGCCCTCTGTTCCCCAGACCCACAGTCcgcagcagtgggagcagcagcCCATTTATACACAGCTGTCCAGGCCATGAGGCGGCCCTCAGCACTGACTGTACAACACCCATCACATGCATAGAATTTTTTCTGCCGGGTCCTTTGTGCCACCATGCTACACCCTTCATTGccaacagaaaaacatgaaaaggactttttttttatagtacTGAAAATATATCTTTGGATTGGCTCACAACAGTGCCTTTTGTATTGGTTGGATTTgtgattatatttttttagatataatgtttaaaaaaagtgaaatcctCTGTGAGGATATATTGGTTATAAATATTTTAGTATGTACTGTGTATGTGTTCTGTTCTTATCATCTTAATCAGTGTCATCAGCATCCTCATCATCACGTTTCGAAGATTTAACACATCTGAAAGAGCGGGAATGCCGGGTAAAAACACCCTCAGTGGCCTTACTTCTcactaatgtattttttgtacaaAAGTAAGATGCATCAGTTTACTGACACTGCCGTCTTAATATACTTAAagcttacatttttctttgaatttttgtactgtacatattttattgttatttccaTGAGATGGAGGATTGAGAAATGCAGGTTCGaaatagatttacattttttggccTTGATATGACAGTGTCATCAGTGAATTAGTTAAATGTTCTACTTCTTATTCTTTGTTTTAGCTCAAAGTATTGTGTTGGAAACGCTATAGCAGGTGCCATGCTATTCTACTAGGGGCCTTACTGTGTTGCTTCATGTAACTGAGCAATGCTTGCTTTTATCTGGGTACTGCCTTGATACCATTGGTGCCTCTGGACCCACAGTGGAGAGACTCTTTCCTCTGGCATCGCAGTGTCAAAACCACAGCATAGTTCTGACTTCCTGATTGAGGGGTTGAAGgaagtgacctttgacctgatTCTCCTCAGCAGCCAGCAGGTCTGAGTCTGGCGTGCTTTTATTATTCCTACAGCTCCATACTTTTTTCTAACCTTTTTCCTAATTTATTCTTTAGCATTaattttatttggaaataacTATTTGCAATTATCTTTCAATTCAGCAGCAGGTAACTGGGACAAAAAGTTCCTCAGTGGATTAGTTTGCTGTTATATGTGGTACAAATTggtttatttatcatttgtaaatgtttccGTATAAAGGTTTCTTTTATTAAGGATTGAGTTATTGTACAGATTACGTATATAATTACACAATAAGTCTTTctatacaaaaagaaaaagttttctccttttctttctaaCAAATGAATTAATGAGTATGGAAGTTGcggcgtttttttttttgttaagaaTTTGCTGGAATCAACAAgatactttttgtttttcaaaaaaagttgtgttccttattttatattctgtatcATTAGTTCCCATTTTGTCATCTCCTTAATGCAGTTTCCGTAGGTAAACACGgcattgttttaaaagcttATCTTTTGTATTATATGgtttgcaataaaaacaaaaccctgaGAAATATATGATCGTCTTGTGCCGTTAATTCTGAGTCTGTTTTATACTGTTTTACCTGTGTTGTAGTATTTGTCAGATAAAAACTCATATTTAACTCTTATTCTTataaaatgatagaaaataagaagattgtgttttaatgtgacaGATAATCCAATTCCTGCATGAATCAGCATAGGTTGTAAAGTAAACCAatgtaaagtgaaaaaaaatcagtctggttattattattattattattattattattattattattattattattatggtacTGGGAACAGTGGTTTTGTTCTGGCTGCTCAGACCATGAGGTCACAGTTCCCTTATTACCACAGCCTATCGAGAAGACGTATGTCCACACCCCTCCACCCGCCTGTATACAGGACAgcttaaagaaacaaactaGACATTGAATATTGTTTATTCATTACTTGCCAAGTAATATAGGAATAGAGCTGACCTTAATAAATCAGCTGCAGTGTAAACACAATCAGGTACTATAGCTTTGTGTTGAAATTTGAGGCTCATTCACAGATGACGTCTCTTTCCTCACATCAACTCAACTGAACCTCTGTCTGCCACCCACCACTGCTCCTCATCTCACCATGATGACTGGACAGTTTTACAAAAATTCCCTTAACTGTTGTTAAACTATATTGTACTAATACCAGTCGGGCAACTTAATCAAAAAAGATAATTATATGGTTATGTCCAAAACGTTAGGAAGTCCTCTGAAATGCCCTAATGAGTTCTCATGGCCACATGAAGAATAAATGAAAGACTCCTTGACAAGTTGTTTACcatactaatatatatatagatagttGTATATTTGAATTTACCAGAAcagatttaaatatgtttgaaacatgtttgttaAAGTAATGCTGTGTAACAACTcttttcaatataaatataaagatgCATACTTCAGCTAGGGACATGACGTTCACTGACTGGTGACAGGTGTTAGTAAAAGTATATCTACAATATGAACTTTGATTTAAAGCCAGTCCAATGATGTAATGATTATTTTGTAATCCTGGTACATTAAATGTCAGaatttgtttattatgtttttctttgtttttgttaactCTGCTCTGGCTTCTTCTGAAACTTTTCCTCAAGCTGCTGATTAACAGTATCGTGTTACATAAaccagtaaaaaataaatacaaataaaacacattaatattACGACAGTGATCTTACCACAGGCTTCGACTGTCCCTGGTTAAGAATGAGGGCTGACATCTTCCCCTCTGATGGTGAGGAgcagacagagtgtgtgagcCCACCCCCCACATAGAGCCCCCCTGAGGCACATCCATCACTAGATCCCCCGCAGCTCAGACCTGGAGCAGGGCAGCAGGGCCTCAGGGCTTAACAGGGCAAAGGGAGGCCAGTTAGTGATGGGTTGGGGGAGAGCAGAATGTTGTAGCACGGGGATCACAAGGAAAATAAACTTATTAAGCCACCTTTTTTCTTCTACACTAAGGAATTATTGACTGAGATATTAAGTTGAAGggtcttttgttttatttcagaatagTTTAAAGTAGGATAGATTATTCAAAACTGAAACACTACAGACTGTGAGAGAAACTATTTGAATGGCATTATTGAGTTGATTTGACACAAACATGGACAGTTGTTAGGAGGAGTTCTTATCCGACTCAAACCATTGGCAATCGTCCTCCACATATCCCGATGTTATCCGAGCAAAGTAACACACTGTTTAGGACATGATTGGCTCCTGATGGAATATGTTGCCTGAGAGGTGAACTAGAGCCAACATTTCTGTTCAGCAAACAAGGAAAAAAGTTGACTTTTGTAAACACAGGTCCATGTCTCCTCCAGCTACAGAGAATGACCAGAACATTTCTGCTCAATTGTTTCATACTCAGGTTGTTGGCCTGGGTAAATGGAGAAGTTTGAAAAGTTTACATGTCCAACCCTTCAAAAAAAGagtaataatttaataaaatcagGTAATCTTATCGCTTTTGGGAAGAATCAGTCCTCGAAATTATATAAATTATTGTTGGACAAACATTGATTCTAAATTTGCTActgctttaaatgtaaattaaaaacacataagaTGACTGTGTTTACATTTACTTCCACAACTTGAAAGTGTTTGCTTGGTATAACATTTTATTGAGTTTGTTGAAATAAAGTTATAGTTTCTGAACCAACCTTTGAAAATACTTGTGAGGTGTTGGCCACTTTCATCGTGTTTCATCAGAA
The window above is part of the Eleginops maclovinus isolate JMC-PN-2008 ecotype Puerto Natales chromosome 16, JC_Emac_rtc_rv5, whole genome shotgun sequence genome. Proteins encoded here:
- the LOC134878183 gene encoding transcription factor Sox-9-A-like, yielding MNLLDPYLKMTEEQEKCHSDAPSPCMSDDSAGSPCPSGSGSDTENTRPSDNHLLLGPEYKKEGEEEKFPVCIRDAVSQVLKGYDWTLVPMPVRVNGSSKNKPHVKRPMNAFMVWAQAARRKLADQYPHLHNAELSKTLGKLWRLLNETEKRPFVEEAERLRVQHKKDHPDYKYQPRRRKSVKNGPNDPEDGEQTHISPNAIFKALQQADSPASSMGEVHSPGDHSGQSQGPPTPPTTPKTDLPTSKVDLKREGRPMQEGTSRQLNIDFGAVDIGELSSEVISNMGSFDVDEFDQYLPPHSHAGVNGAAQAGYTNGYGISSSSVSQAGNVGAHAWMAKQQQHSLTTLGGGGEQGQPGQQRTTQIKTEQLSPSHYSEQQGSPQHITYGSFNLQHYSSSSYPSITRAQYDYSDHQGGANSYYSHAAGQGSGLYSTFSYMSPSQRPMYTPIADTTGVPSVPQTHSPQQWEQQPIYTQLSRP